A genome region from Cervus canadensis isolate Bull #8, Minnesota chromosome 10, ASM1932006v1, whole genome shotgun sequence includes the following:
- the LOC122447882 gene encoding alpha-1,6-mannosyl-glycoprotein 2-beta-N-acetylglucosaminyltransferase-like, giving the protein MRFRIYKRKVLILMLVVAACGFVLWSSNGRQRKNEALAPPLLDVDPARGAGARAGDHLAVSVGIRQGSNESAAPLVAAAPQPEVDNLTLRYRSLVYQLNFDQTLRNVDKAGSWTPPPRELALVVQVHNRPEYLKLLLDSLRKAQGIDDVLVIFSHDFWSTEINQLIAGVDFCPVLQAFFPFSIQLYPNEFPGTDPRDCPRDVEKNAALRMGCINAE; this is encoded by the coding sequence ATGAGGTTCCGCATCTATAAGCGGAAGGTGCTGATCTTGATGCTCGTGGTGGCCGCCTGCGGCTTCGTCCTCTGGAGCAGCAATGGGCGACAAAGGAAGAACGAGGCCCTCGCCCCGCCGCTGCTGGACGTCGATCCCGCGCGGGGTGCGGGCGCCCGGGCCGGGGACCATCTCGCCGTGTCGGTGGGCATCCGCCAGGGCTCCAACGAGTCGGCGGCTCCGCTGGTCGCCGCTGCCCCGCAGCCCGAGGTGGACAATCTGACGCTGCGGTACCGGTCCCTGGTGTACCAGCTGAACTTTGACCAGACGCTGAGGAATGTAGATAAGGCCGGCTCCtggacccccccaccccgagaGCTGGCGCTGGTGGTCCAGGTGCACAACCGGCCCGAATACCTCAAACTGCTGCTGGACTCACTTCGAAAAGCCCAGGGAATTGACGACGTCCTCGTCATCTTTAGCCATGACTTCTGGTCGACCGAAATCAATCAGCTGATTGCTGGGGTGGATTTCTGTCCAGTTCTGCAGGCGTTCTTTCCTTTCAGCATTCAGTTGTACCCTAACGAGTTCCCGGGCACTGACCCTAGAGATTGCCCCAGAGACGTGGAGAAGAATGCAGCTTTGCGGATGGGATGCATTAATGCTGAATAG